The following are encoded in a window of Streptomyces sp. Go-475 genomic DNA:
- the sodN gene encoding superoxide dismutase, Ni → MLSRLFAPKVKVSAHCDLPCGVYDPAQARIEAESVKAVQEKMAGNDDPHFQARATVIKEQRAELAKHHVSVLWSDYFKPPHFEKYPELHQLVNDTLKALSAAKGSTDPATGQKALDYIAQIDKIFWETKKA, encoded by the coding sequence ATGCTTTCCCGCCTGTTTGCCCCCAAGGTCAAGGTCAGCGCACACTGCGACCTTCCCTGCGGTGTCTACGACCCCGCCCAGGCCCGCATCGAGGCGGAGTCGGTCAAGGCCGTCCAGGAGAAGATGGCCGGAAACGACGACCCGCACTTCCAGGCCCGCGCCACCGTCATCAAGGAGCAGCGTGCCGAGCTCGCGAAGCACCACGTCTCGGTGCTGTGGAGCGACTACTTCAAGCCGCCGCACTTCGAGAAGTACCCGGAGCTGCACCAGCTGGTCAACGACACCCTGAAGGCCCTGTCGGCCGCCAAGGGCTCCACCGACCCGGCGACCGGCCAGAAGGCGCTGGACTACATCGCCCAGATCGACAAGATCTTCTGGGAGACCAAGAAGGCTTGA
- a CDS encoding CGNR zinc finger domain-containing protein — MELAYYSDYAVRLVNTEEPARGKDTLTSVEAVRDLFGGQQSAARRATDADVTRFRSVRARLRAVFEAADGGDEQLAVDLLNSLLLEFPVSPQISGHDFRDDDGRPLWHMHLADHPSNATAGYAAIAAMGLAFHLTEYGVDRLGLCEAAPCRNAYLDTSTNRSRRYCSDRCATRANVAAYRARKRLEAARPDLPEKTGLAADSAQPSSAQGERRPDPSGR; from the coding sequence GTGGAACTGGCCTATTACTCGGACTATGCCGTGCGCCTCGTCAACACCGAGGAGCCGGCCCGGGGCAAGGACACCCTGACGTCGGTCGAGGCCGTCCGTGATCTGTTCGGCGGCCAGCAGTCGGCCGCGCGCCGCGCCACGGACGCGGACGTGACCCGCTTCCGCTCGGTCCGGGCCCGGCTGCGCGCGGTCTTCGAGGCGGCCGACGGCGGCGACGAGCAGCTCGCCGTGGACCTGCTGAACTCACTACTGCTGGAGTTCCCGGTGAGCCCGCAGATCTCCGGGCACGACTTCCGCGACGACGACGGCCGCCCCCTGTGGCACATGCACCTGGCGGACCACCCGTCCAACGCGACCGCGGGCTACGCGGCGATCGCGGCGATGGGCCTGGCGTTCCACCTCACCGAGTACGGCGTGGACCGCCTCGGCCTGTGCGAGGCCGCGCCCTGCCGCAACGCCTACCTCGACACCTCCACCAACCGCTCCCGGCGCTACTGCTCCGACCGCTGCGCCACCCGCGCCAACGTCGCGGCCTACCGGGCCCGCAAACGCCTGGAGGCGGCCCGGCCCGACCTGCCCGAGAAGACCGGCCTGGCGGCCGACAGCGCCCAGCCGAGCAGCGCCCAGGGCGAACGCCGGCCGGACCCGAGCGGCCGGTAG
- a CDS encoding ABC transporter substrate-binding protein translates to MTASSTRRTTAARSRLAAVGAIAVAGALMLTGCGDQTKDNGSSDTAASAPLADKLPKAIRDKGVIKVGSDIAYAPVEFKDSSGKTVGIDPDLAAAMGKQLGVDFQFENGTFDTLITGLRSKRYDIAMSAMTDTKDRQEGIDSDTGKKVGEGVDFVDYFTAGVSIYTKKGDDQGIKTWSDLCGKKIVLQRGTVSEDLAKAESKKCPAGKKIAIEPFDNDQQAQTRLRAGGADAGSSDFPVAAYAVKTSGGGKDFQLVGEQVEAAPYGIAVAKNQTQLRDALKAALDAIIDNGEYDKIMKKWGVTDGAVKEATINGGK, encoded by the coding sequence ATGACCGCAAGCTCCACCCGTCGTACGACCGCCGCCCGCTCCCGGCTAGCAGCGGTCGGTGCGATCGCGGTCGCAGGCGCGCTGATGCTCACCGGCTGCGGTGACCAGACCAAGGACAACGGCTCCAGCGACACGGCGGCCTCGGCCCCGCTCGCCGACAAGTTGCCCAAGGCCATCCGCGACAAGGGCGTCATCAAGGTCGGTTCCGACATCGCCTACGCCCCGGTCGAGTTCAAGGACAGCTCGGGCAAGACGGTCGGCATCGACCCGGACCTCGCCGCTGCCATGGGCAAGCAGCTCGGGGTCGACTTCCAGTTCGAGAACGGCACCTTCGACACGCTGATCACGGGTCTGCGCTCCAAGCGGTACGACATCGCCATGTCCGCGATGACCGACACCAAGGACCGCCAGGAGGGCATCGACTCCGACACCGGCAAGAAGGTCGGCGAGGGCGTCGACTTCGTGGACTACTTCACCGCCGGTGTGTCGATCTACACCAAGAAGGGCGACGACCAGGGCATCAAGACCTGGTCCGACCTGTGCGGCAAGAAGATCGTGCTGCAGCGCGGCACGGTCTCGGAGGACCTCGCCAAGGCGGAGTCGAAGAAGTGCCCGGCCGGCAAGAAGATCGCCATCGAGCCCTTCGACAACGACCAGCAGGCCCAGACCCGCCTGCGCGCGGGCGGTGCCGACGCCGGCTCGTCCGACTTCCCGGTCGCCGCGTACGCCGTGAAGACCTCCGGCGGCGGCAAGGACTTCCAGCTGGTCGGCGAGCAGGTCGAGGCCGCCCCGTACGGCATCGCGGTCGCCAAGAACCAGACGCAGCTGCGGGACGCCCTCAAGGCCGCGCTGGACGCGATCATCGACAACGGCGAGTACGACAAGATCATGAAGAAGTGGGGCGTCACGGACGGCGCCGTCAAGGAAGCCACCATCAACGGCGGCAAGTGA
- a CDS encoding VOC family protein has protein sequence MTIRWTYAFADRPREAFGAACAFWTAVTGTRLSELRGARSEFVTLLPDGADACVKAQAVASGPGGAHLDFCVEDVREFADAGARLGARVVEDLGSLVVLRSPGGQLFCADPWRGQASRPGVVRGSRLDQVCLDVPPSAYEAEVAFWSALLAGWESRPGALPEFHVLRPPPGLPVRLLLQRLEEERPASAHLDLACADVGATRAWHEELGAGYVAAFSDWTVMRDPAGGTYCLTSRDPETGGLRL, from the coding sequence ATGACGATCCGCTGGACGTACGCCTTCGCCGACCGGCCGCGCGAGGCCTTCGGTGCGGCCTGTGCCTTCTGGACCGCGGTGACGGGGACCCGGCTCTCCGAACTGCGCGGCGCGCGCTCCGAGTTCGTCACGCTGCTCCCGGACGGCGCCGACGCCTGCGTGAAGGCCCAGGCGGTCGCGTCGGGCCCCGGCGGAGCGCACCTGGACTTCTGCGTGGAGGACGTACGGGAGTTCGCCGACGCGGGCGCGCGGCTCGGCGCGCGGGTGGTGGAGGACCTCGGGTCGCTCGTCGTGCTGCGGTCGCCGGGCGGGCAGTTGTTCTGTGCCGACCCTTGGCGCGGGCAGGCGTCGCGGCCGGGCGTGGTGCGGGGCAGCCGGCTCGACCAGGTGTGCCTCGACGTCCCGCCCTCGGCGTACGAGGCCGAAGTCGCTTTCTGGAGCGCGCTGCTCGCCGGCTGGGAGTCGCGGCCCGGTGCCCTCCCGGAGTTCCACGTGCTGCGACCACCGCCCGGCCTGCCGGTGCGGCTGCTTCTGCAACGCCTCGAAGAGGAGCGGCCGGCCTCCGCCCACCTCGACCTCGCCTGCGCGGACGTCGGGGCGACCCGCGCGTGGCACGAGGAACTCGGGGCCGGGTACGTGGCCGCCTTCTCCGACTGGACGGTGATGCGCGACCCGGCGGGCGGCACCTACTGCCTGACGAGCCGGGACCCGGAGACGGGCGGGCTGCGGCTCTAG
- a CDS encoding sigma-70 family RNA polymerase sigma factor, with protein MRSTPEIEDLLRDNAPQVLGALVRRYGHFDAAEDAVQEALLAAAGQWPAQGVPGNPRGWLIKVASRRLTDALRSEEARRQREERAAALTPRDAFTAPPPGERAPREDDTLSLLFLCCHPDLSPPAQIALTLRAVGGLTTAEIARAYLVPEATMGQRISRAKQKVRGVRFGRPDRWEQRLPSVLHTLYLIFNEGYTATSGPALQRRDLAGEAVRLTRTVHRLLPDDCEVAGLLALMLLTDARRDARSGPHGELIPLDEQDRDRWDRAAIEEGVALVTRALSRGRPGPYQLRAAIAAVHDEAPSPAETDWAEILGLYDVLVGLVPGPVERLNRAVAVAMVRGPRAGLAELDLLRGELKDHRLDAVRAHLLERAGEPQAARAAYESAAAQTLSLPEQRYLRARAARLRQ; from the coding sequence GTGCGGAGCACGCCCGAGATCGAGGACCTGCTGCGCGACAACGCGCCGCAGGTCCTCGGCGCGCTGGTCAGACGGTACGGGCACTTCGACGCCGCCGAGGACGCCGTACAGGAGGCGCTGCTCGCGGCGGCCGGGCAGTGGCCCGCGCAGGGCGTGCCCGGCAATCCGCGCGGCTGGCTGATCAAGGTCGCCTCGCGGCGGCTGACCGACGCCCTGCGCAGCGAGGAGGCCAGACGGCAGCGCGAGGAACGGGCGGCGGCGCTCACGCCCCGGGACGCGTTCACCGCCCCGCCGCCGGGGGAGCGGGCGCCCCGCGAGGACGACACCCTCTCGCTGCTCTTCCTCTGCTGCCACCCGGACCTGAGCCCACCGGCGCAGATCGCGCTCACCCTGCGCGCGGTCGGCGGTCTGACCACGGCGGAGATCGCCCGCGCGTACCTGGTCCCCGAGGCGACCATGGGCCAGCGCATCAGCCGGGCCAAGCAGAAGGTCCGGGGTGTGCGCTTCGGGCGTCCGGACCGCTGGGAGCAGCGGCTGCCGTCCGTCCTCCACACCCTCTACCTGATCTTCAACGAGGGGTACACGGCCACCTCCGGCCCCGCCCTCCAGCGCCGCGATCTCGCGGGCGAGGCCGTACGGCTGACCCGTACGGTCCACCGGCTGCTCCCCGACGACTGCGAGGTGGCCGGCCTGCTCGCGCTGATGCTGCTGACCGACGCCCGCCGCGACGCGCGCAGCGGACCGCACGGCGAGCTGATCCCCCTCGATGAGCAGGACCGCGACCGCTGGGACAGGGCGGCGATCGAGGAGGGCGTCGCGTTGGTCACCCGGGCCCTGTCCCGGGGCCGGCCGGGCCCGTACCAGCTGCGGGCCGCGATCGCGGCCGTGCACGACGAGGCGCCGTCGCCCGCGGAGACGGACTGGGCCGAGATCCTGGGCCTGTACGACGTCCTCGTCGGCCTGGTTCCCGGCCCCGTCGAACGCCTCAACCGCGCGGTCGCCGTCGCCATGGTCCGCGGCCCGCGCGCCGGCCTGGCCGAACTGGACCTGCTGCGCGGCGAGTTGAAGGACCACCGCCTGGACGCCGTACGAGCGCACCTCCTGGAACGCGCGGGCGAACCCCAAGCCGCCCGTGCCGCCTACGAGTCGGCCGCAGCCCAGACTCTCAGCCTGCCCGAGCAGCGCTATCTCCGGGCCCGGGCGGCGCGGTTGAGGCAGTAG
- a CDS encoding amino acid ABC transporter permease — protein MTVDIDKTAADTPPSGPEAIKAIPVRHYGRYVSAVVALALLGGIVYAFSQGKINWDAIPDYFFDDRILDGVGKTLLLTVLSMAIGIVGGVLLAVMRLSKNPVTSSIAWFYIWFFRGTPVLVQLIVWFNLGLVFEYINLGPFYKDEWSDFMTPFLTALLGLGLNEAAYMAEICRAGLLSVDEGQTEASHALGMSHTRTLRRIVIPQAMRVIVPPTGNEVINMLKTTSLVSVVQYPELLRAAQDIGQTSGAPAEMLFLAAAWYLLLTSVFSVGQYYLERYYARGSSRSLPATPFQKIKANVLSLSNRSSTTGGTA, from the coding sequence GTGACTGTTGACATCGACAAGACGGCGGCGGACACGCCCCCGTCCGGCCCGGAGGCCATCAAGGCCATCCCGGTCCGGCACTACGGACGGTACGTCTCCGCCGTCGTCGCCCTCGCCCTGCTGGGCGGCATCGTCTACGCGTTCTCCCAGGGCAAGATCAACTGGGACGCGATCCCGGACTACTTCTTCGACGACCGCATCCTGGACGGCGTCGGCAAGACGCTCCTGCTGACCGTCCTGTCCATGGCGATCGGCATCGTCGGCGGTGTCCTGCTCGCCGTGATGCGCCTGTCGAAGAACCCGGTGACCTCGTCGATCGCGTGGTTCTACATCTGGTTTTTCCGCGGCACCCCGGTCCTGGTCCAGCTGATCGTCTGGTTCAACCTGGGCCTGGTCTTCGAATACATCAACCTCGGGCCGTTCTACAAGGACGAGTGGTCGGACTTCATGACCCCGTTCCTGACGGCGCTGCTGGGCCTCGGCCTCAACGAGGCGGCCTACATGGCGGAGATCTGCCGGGCAGGCCTGCTCTCGGTCGACGAGGGCCAGACCGAGGCGTCGCACGCGCTGGGCATGAGCCACACCAGGACGCTGCGCCGGATCGTCATCCCGCAGGCGATGCGCGTGATCGTGCCGCCGACGGGCAACGAGGTCATCAACATGCTGAAGACGACCTCGCTGGTCTCGGTCGTCCAGTACCCCGAGCTGCTGCGCGCCGCCCAGGACATCGGCCAGACCTCCGGCGCCCCCGCCGAGATGCTGTTCCTGGCGGCTGCCTGGTACCTGCTGCTGACCTCGGTCTTCAGCGTCGGCCAGTACTACCTGGAGCGGTACTACGCGCGTGGCTCCAGCCGCTCGCTGCCGGCCACGCCGTTCCAGAAGATCAAGGCGAACGTGCTGTCCCTGTCCAACCGCTCGTCGACGACGGGAGGCACCGCATGA
- a CDS encoding class I SAM-dependent methyltransferase, whose amino-acid sequence MTDADTTTTATADWQAWQKSWDRQQEWYLPDREERFTIMLDMVEAVVGTAPRVLDLACGTGSITARLLDRFPDATSTGVDLDPALLAIAEGTFAGDDRVTLVTADLKDPDWPAKLPHDSYDAVLTATALHWLHQEPLADLYGQVAGLVRDGGVFMNADHMIDDTTPRINAAERAQRHARMEQARESGVLGWTEWWQLAAKDPVLAEPTARRYEIYGDHADGDMPSVAWHARVLREKGFGEARPVWCSPSDTLLLALK is encoded by the coding sequence ATGACGGACGCGGACACCACCACCACCGCCACCGCCGACTGGCAGGCCTGGCAGAAGAGCTGGGACCGGCAGCAGGAGTGGTACCTGCCCGACCGCGAGGAGCGGTTCACGATCATGCTCGACATGGTCGAGGCCGTCGTGGGCACCGCCCCGCGCGTGCTCGACCTCGCCTGCGGCACCGGCAGCATCACCGCCCGGCTGCTCGACCGGTTCCCGGACGCCACCAGCACCGGCGTCGACCTCGACCCGGCGCTCCTCGCCATCGCCGAGGGCACCTTCGCGGGCGACGACCGGGTCACCCTGGTCACCGCCGACCTCAAGGACCCCGACTGGCCCGCGAAGCTGCCGCACGACTCGTACGACGCCGTCCTGACCGCGACGGCCCTGCACTGGCTGCACCAGGAACCCCTCGCGGACCTCTACGGCCAGGTCGCGGGACTCGTCCGCGACGGCGGTGTCTTCATGAACGCGGACCACATGATCGACGACACGACGCCCCGGATCAACGCCGCCGAGCGCGCGCAGCGCCACGCCCGCATGGAACAGGCCAGGGAATCCGGCGTCCTCGGCTGGACCGAGTGGTGGCAGCTGGCCGCCAAGGACCCGGTCCTCGCCGAGCCCACGGCCCGGCGCTACGAGATCTACGGCGACCACGCGGACGGTGACATGCCGTCGGTGGCGTGGCACGCGCGCGTACTGCGCGAAAAGGGGTTCGGCGAGGCCAGGCCGGTGTGGTGCTCGCCCTCGGACACCCTGCTGCTCGCCCTGAAGTAG
- a CDS encoding NADP-dependent malic enzyme, whose translation MAAEIVNPRSESKTGDTGGEGGAEPLDSFDPAFALHRGGKMAVQATVPVRDKDDLSLAYTPGVAKVCSAIAEQPELVHDYTWKSSVVAVVTDGTAVLGLGDIGPEASLPVMEGKAILFKQFGGVDAVPIALNCTDVDEIVETVVRLAPSFGGVNLEDISAPRCFEIERKLQERLDIPVFHDDQHGTAVVTLAALRNAARLSGRAVGDLRAVISGAGAAGVAIAKMLVEAGIGDVAVADRKGVVSADRDDLTPVKRELAGFTNKAGISGSLEAALAGADVFIGVSGGTVPESAVASMAEGAFVFAMANPNPEVHPEVAHKYAAVVATGRSDFPNQINNVLAFPGIFAGALQVRASRITEGMKLAAAEALAAVVGDDLAADYVIPSPFDERVAPAVTAAVAAAARAEGVARR comes from the coding sequence GTGGCAGCGGAGATCGTCAATCCTCGCAGCGAGAGCAAGACCGGAGATACGGGCGGCGAGGGCGGTGCGGAGCCCCTCGACTCCTTCGACCCGGCGTTCGCGCTGCACCGCGGCGGCAAGATGGCCGTGCAGGCCACCGTGCCGGTCCGTGACAAGGACGACCTGTCCCTGGCGTACACGCCCGGCGTCGCGAAGGTGTGCAGCGCGATCGCCGAGCAGCCGGAGCTGGTGCACGACTACACGTGGAAGTCGTCGGTCGTCGCCGTCGTGACGGACGGTACGGCCGTGCTGGGGCTCGGTGACATCGGGCCCGAGGCCTCCCTCCCGGTGATGGAGGGCAAGGCGATCCTGTTCAAGCAGTTCGGCGGCGTGGACGCGGTCCCCATCGCGCTGAACTGCACGGACGTCGACGAGATCGTCGAGACGGTGGTGCGGCTCGCGCCGTCGTTCGGCGGGGTCAACCTGGAGGACATCTCGGCGCCGCGGTGCTTCGAGATCGAGCGGAAGCTGCAGGAGCGGCTGGACATTCCGGTCTTCCACGACGACCAGCACGGTACGGCGGTCGTGACGCTGGCCGCCCTGCGGAACGCCGCGCGGCTGAGCGGGCGGGCGGTCGGGGACCTGCGGGCCGTCATCTCCGGCGCCGGCGCGGCGGGTGTCGCCATCGCGAAGATGCTGGTCGAGGCCGGGATCGGGGATGTCGCGGTGGCCGACCGCAAGGGTGTCGTGTCGGCGGACCGGGACGACCTCACGCCGGTGAAGCGGGAGCTGGCCGGGTTCACGAACAAGGCGGGGATCAGCGGGTCGCTGGAGGCGGCGCTGGCCGGGGCCGACGTGTTCATCGGGGTCTCGGGAGGGACCGTGCCGGAGTCCGCGGTCGCGTCCATGGCCGAGGGCGCGTTCGTCTTCGCCATGGCGAACCCGAATCCGGAGGTGCACCCCGAGGTCGCGCACAAGTACGCGGCGGTGGTCGCCACCGGGCGGTCGGACTTCCCGAACCAGATCAACAACGTGCTGGCGTTTCCGGGGATCTTCGCGGGGGCGCTGCAGGTGCGGGCCTCCCGGATCACCGAGGGGATGAAGCTGGCCGCCGCGGAGGCGCTGGCGGCCGTGGTCGGGGACGACCTCGCGGCCGACTACGTCATCCCGTCGCCGTTCGACGAGCGGGTCGCGCCGGCGGTGACGGCGGCGGTGGCGGCGGCTGCTCGGGCCGAGGGTGTGGCTCGGCGCTGA
- a CDS encoding amino acid ABC transporter ATP-binding protein, which produces MTAMVKAEGVHKSFGPVEVLKGIDLEVKSGEVFCLIGPSGSGKSTFLRCINHLEKINAGRLYVDGELVGYRQKGDKLYELKDSEVARKRRDIGMVFQRFNLFPHMTAVENVMEAPVQVKGVNKSQARLRALELLDRVGLADKAGNYPSQLSGGQQQRVAIARALAMDPKLMLFDEPTSALDPELVGDVLDVMRDLAESGMTMIVVTHEMGFAREVGDSLVFMDGGVVVESGHPREVLTNPQHERTKSFLSKVL; this is translated from the coding sequence ATGACCGCCATGGTGAAGGCCGAGGGCGTCCACAAGTCCTTCGGCCCCGTCGAGGTCCTCAAGGGCATCGACCTGGAGGTGAAGTCCGGCGAGGTGTTCTGCCTCATCGGACCGTCCGGTTCCGGCAAGTCGACCTTCCTGCGGTGCATCAACCACCTGGAGAAGATCAACGCGGGCCGCCTGTACGTCGACGGCGAGCTGGTCGGCTACCGGCAGAAGGGCGACAAGCTCTACGAGCTGAAGGACAGCGAGGTCGCCCGCAAGCGCCGGGACATCGGCATGGTCTTCCAGCGCTTCAACCTGTTCCCGCACATGACGGCCGTGGAGAACGTCATGGAGGCGCCGGTCCAGGTCAAGGGCGTGAACAAGAGCCAGGCCCGGCTGCGCGCCCTGGAGCTGCTGGACCGGGTGGGCCTGGCCGACAAGGCGGGCAACTACCCCTCGCAGCTCTCCGGCGGCCAGCAGCAGCGCGTCGCCATCGCCCGGGCCCTCGCCATGGACCCGAAGCTGATGCTGTTCGACGAGCCGACCTCGGCGCTCGACCCGGAGCTGGTCGGTGACGTCCTGGACGTGATGCGCGACCTCGCCGAGTCCGGCATGACGATGATCGTCGTCACCCACGAGATGGGCTTCGCCCGCGAGGTGGGCGACAGCCTGGTCTTCATGGACGGCGGTGTGGTGGTCGAATCCGGCCACCCGCGCGAGGTGCTGACCAACCCGCAGCACGAGCGGACGAAGTCGTTCCTGTCCAAGGTGCTCTGA
- a CDS encoding zinc-binding dehydrogenase: MFAVYAARIDRDQPLSGLELGERPAPEVRPGWSTVTVKAASLNHHDLWSLRGVGLAEDKLPMILGCDAAGVDEDGNEVVLHSVIGQSGHGVGPKEPRSILTERYQGTFAEQVAVPTWNILPKPKELSFEEAACLPTAWLTAYRMLFTNAGVRPGDSVLVQGAGGGVATAAIVLGKAAGLRVFATSRDEAKRKRALELGAVEALEAGARLPQRVDAVIETVGAATWSHSVKSLKPGGTLVISGATSGDRPSHAELTRIFFLELKVVGSTMGTKDELEDLLAFCAATGVRPVIDEVLPMDRAREGFERLASGEQFGKVVLTNP, from the coding sequence ATGTTCGCTGTCTACGCCGCCCGAATCGACCGCGACCAGCCGCTGTCCGGCCTGGAGTTGGGGGAGCGCCCGGCTCCCGAGGTCCGCCCCGGCTGGAGCACCGTCACGGTCAAGGCCGCCTCCCTCAACCACCACGACCTCTGGTCCCTGCGCGGTGTGGGCCTCGCAGAGGACAAGCTGCCGATGATCCTCGGCTGTGACGCCGCCGGCGTCGACGAGGACGGCAACGAGGTCGTCCTGCACTCCGTGATCGGACAGAGCGGGCACGGGGTCGGCCCGAAGGAACCCCGGTCCATCCTGACCGAGCGCTACCAGGGCACCTTCGCGGAGCAGGTCGCCGTGCCGACCTGGAACATCCTGCCCAAGCCCAAGGAGCTCTCCTTCGAGGAGGCCGCCTGTCTGCCCACGGCCTGGCTGACCGCGTACCGGATGCTGTTCACCAACGCGGGGGTGCGGCCCGGCGACTCCGTGCTGGTGCAGGGCGCCGGCGGTGGTGTCGCCACGGCCGCCATCGTGCTGGGGAAGGCCGCCGGGCTTCGGGTCTTCGCCACCAGCCGGGACGAGGCCAAGCGGAAGCGGGCCCTGGAGCTGGGGGCCGTGGAGGCGCTGGAGGCCGGGGCGCGGCTGCCGCAGCGGGTCGACGCCGTGATCGAGACCGTGGGTGCCGCCACCTGGTCGCATTCCGTGAAGTCGCTGAAGCCCGGCGGCACTCTGGTGATCTCCGGTGCCACCAGTGGCGACCGGCCCTCGCACGCCGAGCTGACCCGGATCTTCTTCCTGGAGCTCAAGGTCGTCGGGTCCACCATGGGGACCAAGGACGAGCTGGAGGATCTTCTTGCTTTCTGCGCCGCCACCGGCGTGCGGCCCGTCATCGACGAGGTCCTGCCCATGGACCGTGCGCGTGAGGGCTTCGAGCGGCTCGCTTCGGGTGAGCAGTTCGGGAAGGTCGTGCTGACCAATCCCTGA
- a CDS encoding inorganic phosphate transporter — protein sequence MDHITFLVAVVIVTALAFDFTNGFHDTANAMATSIATGALAPRTAVLISGVLNVVGAFLSTEVARTISGGIVDDTLVTPGMIFAGLVGAILWNLLTWLVGLPSSSSHALFGGLIGAVWVGAGSQGVNFGKVVEKVLVPAVASPLVAGIAALLATYLAYRLTDRARKESVTKGFRVGQIASASLVSLAHGTNDAQKTMGVITLTLISAGALGHDAGPPLWVIASAGLAIGLGTYLGGWRIIRTMGKGLTEIQSPQGFAAETASTTVILTSAHLGFALSTTQVASGSILGAGLGRRLAEVRWGVAGRMAVAWMITLPAAALVGGLAAAVVQNGGDLGTAVVALVGAALAGGIVLLSRRNPVHAHNVNDTHEVTLRTEPPAKVGAAA from the coding sequence ATGGACCACATCACGTTCCTCGTGGCCGTCGTCATCGTGACGGCGCTCGCGTTCGACTTCACCAACGGATTCCACGACACGGCGAACGCGATGGCCACGTCCATCGCCACCGGCGCGCTGGCTCCCCGAACGGCGGTCCTGATCAGCGGTGTCCTCAACGTCGTCGGTGCCTTCCTGTCCACCGAGGTGGCAAGGACGATCTCGGGCGGCATCGTGGACGACACCCTCGTCACCCCGGGCATGATCTTCGCGGGGCTGGTCGGGGCGATCCTGTGGAACCTGCTGACCTGGCTCGTCGGACTGCCCTCCAGCTCCTCGCACGCCCTGTTCGGCGGGCTGATCGGGGCCGTGTGGGTCGGGGCGGGCAGCCAGGGCGTCAACTTCGGCAAGGTCGTCGAGAAGGTGCTGGTCCCGGCGGTGGCCTCGCCGCTCGTGGCCGGCATCGCCGCGCTGCTCGCCACCTACCTCGCCTACCGGCTCACCGACCGCGCCCGCAAGGAGTCCGTCACCAAGGGCTTCCGCGTCGGGCAGATCGCCTCCGCCTCACTCGTCTCGCTCGCCCACGGCACCAACGACGCGCAGAAGACCATGGGCGTCATCACCCTCACCCTGATCTCGGCCGGGGCGCTGGGCCACGACGCCGGTCCGCCGCTGTGGGTCATCGCCTCCGCGGGCCTCGCCATCGGCCTCGGCACCTACCTGGGTGGCTGGCGGATCATCCGCACCATGGGCAAGGGCCTCACCGAGATCCAGTCGCCGCAGGGCTTCGCGGCCGAGACCGCCTCCACGACCGTCATCCTGACCTCCGCCCACCTCGGCTTCGCCCTGTCCACCACGCAGGTCGCATCGGGCAGCATCCTCGGCGCGGGGCTGGGCCGCAGGCTCGCGGAGGTCCGCTGGGGCGTCGCGGGCCGGATGGCGGTCGCCTGGATGATCACCCTGCCCGCCGCCGCGCTGGTCGGCGGCCTGGCCGCCGCGGTCGTGCAGAACGGCGGCGACCTCGGGACGGCGGTCGTCGCCCTGGTCGGCGCCGCCCTCGCCGGGGGCATCGTGCTGCTCTCCCGCCGCAACCCGGTGCACGCGCACAACGTCAACGACACGCACGAGGTCACCCTCCGTACCGAGCCGCCGGCCAAGGTCGGCGCGGCCGCCTGA
- a CDS encoding YciI family protein has translation MKYLVMVQGTQADYDAMRGKASATSPAWTEEEVQAMFSYMGAINDDLSETGEFVDGQGLAEPAQTRHVTLGDDGKAVITDGPYGETKELLAGYWVLECESLERVTEIAERVARCPQPAGAPEYPVVIRPIMDGSGDI, from the coding sequence CAGGCGGACTACGACGCGATGCGCGGCAAGGCGTCGGCGACCTCCCCCGCGTGGACCGAGGAAGAGGTGCAGGCCATGTTCTCCTACATGGGCGCCATCAACGACGACCTCTCCGAGACCGGTGAGTTCGTCGACGGGCAGGGCCTGGCCGAGCCGGCGCAGACCCGGCACGTCACCCTCGGCGACGACGGCAAGGCCGTCATCACCGACGGCCCGTACGGCGAGACCAAGGAGCTGCTGGCCGGCTACTGGGTCCTGGAGTGCGAGAGCCTGGAGCGGGTCACGGAGATCGCCGAGCGCGTCGCCCGCTGCCCCCAGCCGGCCGGCGCCCCCGAGTACCCCGTCGTGATCCGCCCGATCATGGACGGGTCCGGGGACATCTGA
- a CDS encoding HTH domain-containing protein: MTEATDLAERAGDRDPRVGLRAVAALRRLLEQLEAVQVRNARNQGWSWQEIAGELGVSRQAVHKKYGRH, translated from the coding sequence ATGACCGAAGCAACCGATCTGGCCGAGCGTGCCGGTGACCGTGATCCGCGGGTCGGCCTGCGGGCCGTCGCCGCGCTGCGCAGGCTGCTGGAGCAACTGGAAGCCGTTCAGGTGCGCAATGCGCGCAACCAGGGCTGGTCGTGGCAGGAGATCGCCGGCGAACTCGGTGTGAGCAGGCAGGCCGTGCACAAGAAGTACGGGAGGCATTGA